The Ovis aries strain OAR_USU_Benz2616 breed Rambouillet chromosome 8, ARS-UI_Ramb_v3.0, whole genome shotgun sequence genome includes the window ctaggcaaaaatactggagtgtgttgccttttcctcctccaaaggatattcccaacctaggaGTCAAACCCTCAGttaaacccgcatctcttgcatggcaggcaaattctttactgctgagccagcagggaaggttAACCTTTAACCTCCAAATGTTTTAAGAACTTAAAATAGTGGCCATGACATCTTACATTTATCAGATGTGTTCTGGAGTGAGATGTCAGGGGAAGAATCTGAACTCCAGTCTTATGAAAAGAGTCATTTTTGGATGCATGCAGTGAACCTGAGCAACATAGCATGACTGGAGAAGATCTTTTAATTGATAAGCATGGAGATGATGTAACTGTTTTATAGGCTTGGTTTTCTGGggaatgaaacaaaattttcaaCAGTTTTTGCCAAACATTGCCATTGATAAAGCTCGTTTTAAAATTACTGTCATGAGATGTAAATGGAATACATATAAGGCTCACCTTGAAGTTAAAAGTTAATGTCTTCCTCAGGGTGTTCTAGTCAGCAATTTAAAGGAACAATAAAGACAAAATTCCCTCTTACCTCTGTTGCCCCCAGAGTAGCTTTGGGCTGACCAAGAAAGAGCTGTCCTGATATGGGCCATTTGAGAAACATGGCATAGACCAACTTATCTTTAGGTTTGGATGTGTAcctggttaagaaaaaaaaatgcatagtaATATTTCTCATTATTTATGGGTCAGGTTCAGAATTATCTTCCAGATATACCtccatttagtaaatatttaccaatgttttctttaatcgaggggagaaaaaaaagcccAATGGTAGCAATAAAAAGCACCCTAAAGGATTCTGACCCCAATCCCGGTGTAGTGTGTGGTGTGGGGGAGAAGTTCCCACATCACCAGGCAGTTCTCAGGCACCAGCTGGGCGTCCTACAGTTCAACTCCATTCTGACACCATCTACCCAGAGGCAGTGTCAGATTCCAAAAGGTCAGGGTTTATTCCTACCACCAGTCACGTGTCCAGATTGTCATGTGGGGTTCTGACCCACAGGCTATAGATTGGAGGTTCCTACAACCCCCTCCTTGAGTACAgctaatttgctagagcagctctcAGAATTCTACTTCCTGGATTACAGGTCTATTATAAAAGGATGTatctcaggaacagccagatggaaaagACGCACAGGACAAGGTATGTGTAGGGGCAGGGGGCTTCCACACGCTCCCTAGGGGCCCTGCTCTCCCGGCACCGCCACCAAtccagaagctctctgaaccccatTCTTTTGGTTTTTTATGGTGGCCTCATTAATCACTattgattaaatcactggccaTGATGACTGTTTCAACCTCCAGTCTCTCTAAACAGCCGTTTGGaagctgaagtgaactgaaatacAAGAGGAGGGAGTTAGACAGTGGGATGATTCAGACTGAGATCATGAAAGGAGTACAAATATTGGAAATGCAAGGTCTAAGGTACGACCAAAAGAAGGGGACAGGATTCCTGGAAAGAAGGAAGTACAAGAactgcatgcctgctaagtcgcttcagtcgtgtccaactctgtgcaaccctatggactgtagcttgccagtctcctctgtccatgggatggtccaagcaagaaaagaatactggatgggttgccataccctcccctaggggatcttcccaacccagggatcaaacctgcatctcttaagtctcctgcatggcaggtgggttctttaccactagcatcactcgAGAAGCCCAAGAACTGAGGGGCCAGCAAATTAGAAGAGCTGTGAATATACACAATCAGAATTATATGAAGAGTAGttctggcagcccactccagtattcttgcttggaccatcccatggacagaggagcctggtgggctaagtccatggggttgcaaacagtcagacacaactgagcgactaactaaGTTCTGGGGACAGCAACAGTGAGCCAGGGCTTAAACTCTCAAAGGATTTCAAAGATGGCCCTGGGAGTCTAGATAGCCATCTAAAGATGCAGCAAGGAGGGGAAACACACACGAACCTGCGGGGAGAGAGCTCCACTGATGAGGCAGGGAGGGTGGCCACCTGGGCTCAGTGTAGTGGAGCCAGGCAACAGCCTTATAGGGATTGCTAAGTAGTCTGACTTTTATCTTTACTTACTGAAAGAGAACTTAATGGAATAATGCTTAATAATTGTCAAGTCCCAGATCAGACACCCTCCTAGTCAAATATAAACACAGAAGCAAATTCTAAAACCAAATTTAAAACTagcttctgtaaaatgaaagatGGGTTCTGAGTTCTCATTATGGCTTCTGCCAGATCCAATATTCTAAAATTCTACAGTTAGGTGCTTCTGTGTAGACTGccttactttattttcttcagtgaatTGACAATTGAAGTCATAAGTTCAAAGAAGAGTATTTAGTCCAGTCTTTCGGTGTACGCTTGATCAGCCTGTACTCGCTTTGGTGGTGACACGGGTGAACTTCAGAGCTTCACTAATACTGTGCTGTGcctaggtgctcagtcatgtgaccccacagactgcagcccgccaggctcctctgtccatgggattctccaggcaagaatactggagtaggttgccgagccctcctccagggcatcttcccaacccagggatcaaactcaggtctcctgaattgcaggggaattctttagtctgagccaccagggagaactACTCTTATTTGCATATGTTAAAATCCTACATCAGAAACCACGATATGCTTTTTATAGGAGATACTAGTTAAAATTTAGCCAGTTGagataattaattttaaagaaagttcAGGTTTAGAtttattagaatatatttttcctgCCCTATGGCACTTCCTGCTAATTTGATGAGATGTAACACCTGCAAAAGTTAGAATTTACCTAACTAAACCAAAAGTCTCTTTTGGATTAACCactcagcacttttttttttttcatttttctgaatgacCTACAATTTTTGTAAGAAGCTTTATTTCTCCCTAAAATTTATCCACTGTTAGAAGGAATCTAGTGATTATTTCAGTTCAACTTGATAAATAATTAAGTGTTTAAAATATGCtgattttaagtaaataaaatattctgtataGGTGGGCATTCATCCAATTTCCTCTTTATTATACTGTTCTCTTTATCTCTGAGAAATGTTAAATACCTTCTTCTATCAAATAATACTTACCATACGTCTGGGGTGACAGTGTCATTCTGGGATCTCCAAGCATTGGTTTCATAGATGGCGTCTCCATTGACTTTTAGCCAGATTCCCATTTGCCTCAATCGCTCCTTAAAAATTGCAGAAATGGTGCCATCTTGTGTGGGTCCAATATTCATCAACAGATTTCCTCCACATGAAACTGTCTGTACAAGTtgcttaaaaattaagaataaatatagttcttagaggaagaaaacaattccatCATTAATCACTATCTAAGAGAacacacatagaaaaaaaaaaaaagtcatgtccTGTATTTACGGGCCATTGAGTCATACAGTTTAGAAAACATAATTCTCACACGTGTACACTATTACAAATATTACTATAATGGTCACCAGACATTTTACTGTACCTTCACCAACTCTTCAATTGTGAGATAGTCAGAGATTTCAGCATTCCTCCTGTAGCCCCAGGAAAACTTGTCTATTGTCATGCAGTTTTCCCATTTATGTGGCAAAAGATGTCCTGGGTTATAACGATCACTACATGTATAGTAGCCACCATGCTTACAAATGCTACCAGCTCCCCAACGGTCATTGGTGACCACGGTGTCCCGAACTGGGCTGAAATGAAAAggatgataaaaaaaatttacacAAAAGCAATGTCACTGAAAAGAGTGACACTGAACGTGACTGAAATCCACTCTTAGAAAATAACCATAGTTGAATATAATACAAACCCCATGATTTTGAAGTAAACTAGACCTGAGGAAGTTGTAGTCCTGGCCTGTTACTTGCTAAGCTCCTTGTCCTAGAGCAAATTACCTAACTCCTCTGAATAatccatttctccatctgttattAGAAcagaacttgggcttccctggtggttcagacagtaaggaatccttCTGCcaccgcaggagacacaggttcaatccctgggttgggaagatcccctggaagagggaaaggctacccactccagtattcttgcctggagaaccccatggacagaggagcctggagggctacagtccatggggtcgcaaggagtcagacacgactgagcaactgacatctATGTAAGACACCTATGTGTGCCCAGCACACACAGCACTTAAAAGAGTTTTACTATTATGTAAACATTCTCCCCTGGTCTCTTCCTCTTATAATTGTGCCTAATATTGAAGATCTCAGCAAAGTTGACTGTTATGGATGGAATTCACTGTGgcataaaatattccctcaaCAGTATTCATCATAGCAGGTGGTACCTCCTGCACTTCTCCATTTAGAGGGGATCGTTTTGGTTCACAAACTGAAGCGGAGGACTCCCAGTATTTCCTTTTGGAAAGGAGTACCTAGAGAAACTGTGGTTATGTACCAAGACAGAGGATTTCTCTGTGCGTCCTCTGTGGACCCAGAGAACACTGGCAGGGCTCTCCCTAACTTCACAGCACAATACCAAGTACTTTTGAGATACAGATATCAATTTGGTCCACATAGTGTGAGCCTTATAGAGGAGCTTAGTCAGAACTCCCTGTTCTAATGGGGCAGCCTGGAACATgctagaaaacaaaaggaaagaacaggAAGAAGTGAAATGCTGACGATGAAGGAAAAGAGACAGACAGGGTGACATCCAAGCAGCAAAGATTATCAAAGGTAAGAGGATGCGAAGAAGCAattagaggaactgaaaagcaCAGCATGAGAAACAGTGATGGATAAACAGCATTGGCCCAGAGAGGTGATGAAAACGGGGACCTACAAAATTAGTCTTCAGAGTGCTTgatgctgtaatttttttttagtctcaATTCAAAATCAGACTGTTGAGCTATATTTGACTCCTGGTTTGTAACtcttagggtttcccaggtggctcagtggtaaagaatccccttgccagTGCAGTGACATGGGTTCgactcctggatcaggaagatcccctagagaaggaaatggcaacccactccagtattcttgctaacTAATTCTTGTTAAGaatattccagtgttcttgtaaCTTgatattttgagttaatattgATATATCTAATATGCATTATTTACAATGATTTTCTCCCCATGTCACAAACAAGCCtgaaagggaatatttcaagAAGCAAGAACTAATGTTATACAGGTATTAGGAATGTCACGACAGCAGTCTAGTAGCACACACACCTCTCATTGTACAGCCAGGCCAGGAAGTCTAAGCTTTTCCAGTAGGTATCTGGGGCCCCTCCATCGCCATCTGACCACAGCACCTCCGGCTGATACTTGTTCACTAACTCGTAGAGCTCGGGCAGCATCTTAGACACTGGATATTGTCGTTTCTGGAACAAGCTGGATTCATCCTCAAGGAAGAGCGGATGAAACCACTCAAAAAGGGAGTAGTAGAGCCCGAAGCGCAGGTCAGTCCTGTTCCTAACCGCACCTGCAAGTTCCTTGACGATGTCCCTCTTCGGCCCCATGTCTACTGCGTTCCAGTTCCACGAGTACTCTGAGCCCCACAAGGTGAAGCCTGAAACATTATATTAAAAGCCTCTGTAAGCATATCAACTGTTCTAGTAAATGTGCGCCTATACCAACACCAAGTTATAAAGGCAGTACACGTGACATATAAATTACTGTTTCTACAAACATCTGTTTTAtgaccattttttttccttagtatatattttgctttcatgcgagaaacaaatgagaattttaaaaatatttttatttatttatttggctacacagggccttagttgcggcatgcaggaatCCTTAGTGGCAGCATGCAagctcttagttatggcatgtgggctgtagttccctgaccagggatcaaacctggtccccatgcattgggagcactgagtgttagccaccagggaggtccctaacAAATGAGAATTTAAACAAAGTAGAACCaagatttttttaagtacttCTCACGGTACcgcattgttgttcagtggctaagtcgtgtccagctctttgtgatccctatGGACTACCAAACGAGAAGCTGCATTATCTctcgaagtttgctcaaatttgtgtccattaAATCAATGAtgttatctagccatctcatcctctgtcatccctttctccttttgctttcaatcttttccagcgtcacagtcttttccaatgagtcagctcttcacatcaggtggtcagaatactggagcttcagcatcagtccttccaatgaatattcaggactaatttcctttaggattgattggtttgatctccttgcagttcaaggaactctcaagagtcttctccagcacaacaatttgaaagcatcaattcttcagtgctcagtcttctttatggtccaactcttacatccatacatgactactggaaaaaccatagcttttggagtgggttgccagtgattttggagaaaatcAGGTCTGTATAGTCTGATCTTTCTCCGGTATTCTCCCTCTTAGATGATAAGCTCCTGGAGGGACAGTGTGATGTCTGCAGTGTTCCCGGTTATATCCTCAGCCAATGGCTAGCACAAGGTCTAGTACAAAATCACAGTCAACATTAGCAGATCATAGCTGAGATGGGAACATCTTCCACATCCACCATTGTAAACAATGACTGTGACTACTTACAGGGAAGAACCATAGATGCACTCCTGCATGATTCCTGTCTTCCAAATCAAAGAGTATATTCCCTGAgcttagaattattttattatagaaTGGTTCATAGAACACTGATAATCCATGTTCAGTAGTAAATCTCCTTGACCCTCATTATTCATTTAACCCAGCAGGGGTAAGGTACTCTTCCCCAGTAGTGCTATACTTGAAATGTACCCACCATCTGtaatctcagttcagtttggttcagttcagtcgctcagccgtgtccgactctgcgaccccatgaattgcagcacgccaggcctccctgtccgtcaccaactcccagagttcacttagacttgcatccatcaagtcaatgatgccatccagccatctcatcctcggtcgtccccttctcctcctgctcccaatccctcccagcatcaaagtcttctccaatgagtcaactcttcgcatgaggtggccaaagtactggagtttcagctttagcatcattccttccaaagaaatccccaggttgatctcctttagaatggactggttggatctcatccTACTCTAAAATCATAAGCTTGGATGTTGTGCTTTAAATTACCTAAAAGTGAATTATCTACCAACTAAATGGATAAGAAGAATACAATTATATAAGTACTttgaaataattcatattttaaaaggaatttgcGTTCAGATTGCTGGCTTGTCTATATAAAAACCATAGAAGCACTATATAAATGGAATACTTAAGGAATAATATAAAAGCCTCAAAATCTTTAGTTAGGATCTAGGAACATGAATACATTATTACTGTCCTACTAAAATCTAAAGCAATGTTTGTGAACCAACATACGTAAGGTGTTTGGTGTAGTACTTTACTTTTATAAATCAGGACAAGtctaaggcagaaagtgaagaagaactaaagagcctcttgatgaatgtgaaagaggagagtgaaaacactgtcttaaacctcaacattcagaaaactaagatcatggcatctggtcccatcacttcatggcaaataggtggggaaacagtggaaacagtggctgactttatttttctgggctccaaaatcactgcagatggtgactgcagccatgaaattaaaagacagttactccttggaaggaaagtcatgaccaacctagacagcatattaaaaagcagagacattactttgccaacaaaggtccatctagttaggggtatggtttttccagtggtcatgtatggatgtgagagttggactataaagaaagctaagtgccgaagaattgatgcttttgaacagtggtgttagagaagactcgagagtcccttggactgcaaggagatccaaccagtccatcctaaaggagatcagtcctgggtgttcattggaaggactgatgttgaagctgaaattccaatactttggccacctgatgcgaagagctgactcatttgaaaagaccctgatgctgggaaagattgatggcaggaggagaaggggacgacagaggataagatggttggatggcatcaccaactcgatggatgggtttgggtgaactccgggagctggtgatggacagggaggcctggcgtgctgcagttcatggggtcgcaaagagtcagacacgactgagcgactgaattgaattgaactgaagatgGACACACTCTTTGGATTCATTttgaagaaacttttaaaagagCTCACACTGGTTCTAAAGATGTTGTAGTAAGCTTCAAAGCACTGTCGGTGATATTTAAAGTCTTATTCCATATGTCTCAACTTGGCAGGCCCTAATGTCTGGTGGTGCTAAAACCACTTTGGGTCTTGGGTTCAGTAGCACCACCAGAAGCTCACACAGTGGTCTTCCAGCCTAACTGGGCTCAGCAGGGTCTTCTATAGGCATGAAAACCTCCAACAATATGGTTCTAGAAAGTGTATAAATGTGGGCTACATCATTTTCCTCACAGCGTGGTTAAGAGTTGTTTTGCTGTGTTTTTAAATAAGCTAAGTAATACTTTCTACCATATAGCCTAGAGAAGTTCTAGGCGTCAGGAAATCAAGATGTCCTAAGTATCCATCTCAGCCTGAGAAACACCtgcaggaaaaaaatcattaagccACTGGACTGTGGCCGAAAGGAAAAATATCCTGATTCCTTATTTTgggttttcattctttcctcgTAATCCCCCATGCAACACTGCAGAAAATAATGAGACAAAATTTTTTATTCCAATGCAAACAAATTATccagttatttatttatctttgattgcactgggtctttgttgctatgtacaggcctttctctagttgtggctggtAGGGGCTGCCCTCTAGtcgtggtgctcaggcttctcattgaggtgacttctcctgttgtggagcttgggctctagggcacatgggcttcaggagttgcagcttgAGGGCTCTAAAttctggcttagttgccccgaggcctGTGGGAccttccccgaccaaggattgaacctgcatcccctgcattggcagacagattcttaaccactgaaccattgGAGAGGTCCAGATTATCTAATTATTAACATGCTGTTGGAGGAATAATAACGTGCTGATGTTTCCTTGATCTTGTAGATATGGGAATGGTAATGGGTAGATTCTATCCTATTAATGTAAGATCACTTTAATgttcattttatgtgtcaacttgccTGGGCCAcagggtgcccagatatttggttaaacatCATTCAGGATATGTTCCTGAAGGTGTTTCTACAGGAAATTAACATATGAATAGTTAGAcggagtaaagcagattacccaCCCGAAgtggtgggcctcatccaatccaTTGAAGGCCTAAATAGAATAAAAGGCTGATTAAGAAAGAATTCttcagactttcctggtggtccagtggttaagactccccacttccactgcaggggcatgggttcaatccctggtcagggaactaaggtcctgtatgccaggcattgtagccaaaaagaaaaagaaaaagcagcaaaGTTTAAGgagtggtgttttttgttttttaattaaaaaaaaaaatgttttctctgtatGTCTTTGAGCTGAGACATTAGTCTTTAAGTTAGATTTGGACAGGTACTTATATTATCCACTCTCCTGTTCCTGAAGCCTTTGGGCTCAGACTGGAACTATATAACTGGCTGTCTTGGGtctggacttctcagcctccatagtTGCATGAGCCAGTTTCTTATGATAAATCTATACATATTATACTTCCTGTTAgctctatttctctggagaaccctaattcAACCACTCGGTTTCTTTTTAGATATTCTTCCACCATCTCTCATATTTCTGGGCGTCATTACAGCCTTGCAATCCTGTTCCTTTCAGGTAGCCTGTGTCATTTTCATCAATAGCAAACTTTCCTCAAGTGGGTCATATAAGAGTTGGCCAAAAGCACCACCTTGTATGTTGGTCATAATGTAAGACAATAGCAAATAATCCCCAGAGTACCTTCCCAGAATGCATCACAGAggtgagaagaaaatggaaagaatgcaGTTCAGTTGTAAACTTTGACCTGCAAACCACATACCCCTTCAAATGACTTTAATAAAATCTTGCGTTACTTGGAAATTGTTAAATATGCACATAATAAAATGCgatcagtttccatttttttctatatgTGGAGGGTATGATCTTTCTGCATACTTAatgctccttttttttctttttcttaatgcttCTTAATTGGGTGAAACATGTGATCTCTTAAATTACAAGCAAATGTCAGTAGCCACTTAGGACTGCTCCTAAGAGAAAACTGTTTTCATGCGGATGACCTTGCTTTAGTTTCTTCTTCCAAAAGAACTACTTCACATTTATAACCACTGTCAGTGTCTGCAGATGCTGTTCTTACTTACCTTCATGATGTTTGGAAGTTAAGACAACGTATTTGGCACCAGAAGCCTGTAAAATATCTGCCCACTGGTTCGCATCAAAAAATTTTGCTGTAAATAGTGGCCCAAAATCTTCATATGTGAAATCAGGAGggtaattatttttcataaagtcCACATAAGCTGGTATCTTTTCCTGTTGCCAGTACCACCTAAGGGGATGAAGGAAACAGCATATAAGTAGCATTCACATAAACACTTGAAATATAGGTATCCCTCAGGATTCGCAGAGAATGAGTCCCATGTTTCTcagcagataccaaaatctgtgaGCACTCAAGTCCCTTACATAAAATGGCATACTACAGCCTGCCCTCCATATCTGCAGTTTGGGCACCTGCAGATTCAAGCAAACATAGATGAAAATTTCTGTCTGAGGTTGGTTAAATCCAGAGATGCAAATCCCTTGAATATAGAGGGCcaattatgtatttattgaaaaatatacacataaaagaAGACCAAACTTGTGCTATTCAGGGGTCAACCATAACTCCCTTTACTAAAATTCTCCCTTATTCAGATGTTACTAAGATTCCCTTCCTAATTTCCCCATTTAGTCTGACTTCACTTAAGGAAAGCTTACATGAACTTCCGTAGTCTTCCATCTATCCCTCTGTGAACTCTACTCAGCTTATCCACCAGAGCAGTCTAAACAAACAAGTCACCCATTTGCTCTTAATTCTTCACTTTTAGATTGCAACATGGAGTATACATAATTAGTCCTTTGTAACACAAATGATGAAGTCTTCAAAAGAAGACAAAGTGcataaaatataacataaatgtATTATATTCACTAGCAGGGAACAAGTGGGGAGGAAATGacagtaaaattaagaaaatgctgTTATTTTAATAGACTGACTCAGTCTTCAAGGATTACTGGTTATGTGTATTTATTCTGAGCAGTGGGGCCTCAACTGCCTAAGCAGAGCTTCAGAAggaaaacaacattaaaaacacaactttaaaaaagaaaactattcatttatttattttgctgcccCGGATGTTagtcacagcatgcaggatctttagttgtggcatgcgaactcttatttgcagcatatgggatctagttccctgaccagcgatggAACCTGGGACCCTACACCGGGAGTGCGGAGTCttcaccattggaccaccagggaaatcctcaaaGCATAATTTTTagataaacattttatataaacatgGCAGTAAGCCCATGGTCATGAAATAGATGCAAGTCCCCCCTCTCACCcatcttttattcttcctttcactACTCCTTTCATAAGAGTGTTTTtactggatgctgctgctgctgctaagttgcttcagttgtttccaactctgtgcaaccccatagacagaagcccaccaggctcccctgtcgctgggattctccaagcaagaacgctggagtgggttgccacctccttctccaatgcgtgaaagtgaaaagtgaaagggaagtcactaagtcgtgtccaactcctagcgaccccgtggactgcagcccaccaggctcctccgtccatgggactctccaggcaagagtactggagtggggtgccattgccttctccgtctactGGATGAACAAATTCATAATCAGCACTCCAAAGATGGCCAGGAGGTTCTTTCTGCTGGGAAGGCTTTGCTGAAGGACATACTGTGTCACAAGCACTCTTCTTTACCTGCCCGAGAGTCAGATACATACTTTCCCAGCTTCCATCACAGCTCCCACATGGACACCTGATCCATGCTGGCCAATGGAACTGGAGGGGAAGCCAGCTTGGGAGATTCTGGGAATGGTCTCCTCTCCGGTAGAAAGAGATACAATCTGCCTTTGGACAAGGCTGTGTGACGTGATGCCTGGCCACCATCATGTCACCATGACAGGACAAGTCAACAGGCTGAGGATGACAGAGAGCCCAGGACTTTGATTTCATCATTGAGCCAAGTACTTCTGAATTTCTTATTATGTATAGTAATAAGCTCCTATTATTATACCTTTTATTTGAGTTTTCTGTACCTTCAATTGAAAGGATCTTAATTGATCCATGatgcatttttatcttttaaatggaACTGCAAAAGAGAAACTGGGAGAGTCAGAAAGTTAAAAGATAagagatttctatttttttcctagcACATCTAATTTGAACCTGCATTCTCTATTATAGTCTAGAGTCACTTCTCAAATTGCATGAGAAGAGAAGATGAGAAGAAGCACTTACAGTAAACAGCCCaccatttatatttgtttttgagCTGCCATTAAGGATAGTCAAATATACTCATCTCTGCTGCTGACTGCCCCAGGTCAAATCAAGTGAGATCAGAGATTTAGAGGAGATAAAAAGGGAAACTATAGATAATTAAGAATCTTATACAGGGTTATTGCACTTCCAGACCATCAAAAATATACTCTGTTTTATAAGAGAATTATCTTTATTGTTCCAGGTCAAAACAAACAACTTTGTGTTCATTTGTAGAAAACGAGAAGTTAACCATTACAAAGAATAAGATGACTCAAAACTAA containing:
- the FUCA2 gene encoding plasma alpha-L-fucosidase, giving the protein MRSPKLPGPALPLLILLLLPPPPGSASGPAPFDPTWESLDARQLPAWFDKAKFGIFIHWGVFSVPSFGSEWFWWYWQQEKIPAYVDFMKNNYPPDFTYEDFGPLFTAKFFDANQWADILQASGAKYVVLTSKHHEGFTLWGSEYSWNWNAVDMGPKRDIVKELAGAVRNRTDLRFGLYYSLFEWFHPLFLEDESSLFQKRQYPVSKMLPELYELVNKYQPEVLWSDGDGGAPDTYWKSLDFLAWLYNESPVRDTVVTNDRWGAGSICKHGGYYTCSDRYNPGHLLPHKWENCMTIDKFSWGYRRNAEISDYLTIEELVKQLVQTVSCGGNLLMNIGPTQDGTISAIFKERLRQMGIWLKVNGDAIYETNAWRSQNDTVTPDVWYTSKPKDKLVYAMFLKWPISGQLFLGQPKATLGATEVKLLGHGQPLHWTPLRENGIKVDLPQLTIHQMPCQWGWALALSNVT